One window of Nicotiana tomentosiformis chromosome 11, ASM39032v3, whole genome shotgun sequence genomic DNA carries:
- the LOC138901681 gene encoding uncharacterized protein, which yields MVEKGCLVYFAYIRDSSAEVPYIDSASVVREFPDVFPTNLSGIPSDKDIDFCIDFISDTQLISTSPYRMAPIELKELKEHLEDLLDKGFIRPNVSPWGAPMLFVKKKDSSMTMCIDYRWSDKCQMSFQKLKTALTTFPMLELHMGLASYSVYCDALCIGLCTAKASVVADALSRKVESMGSLTYLPIVERPLAIDRIKARQFDDPHLLVLKDTMYRGGSKEAVIGDDGIMWLQGRICVPNVDGLRGRYLRSLTGVMQFGKKGKLSLIFICSFEILEKVMDVAYWLELPPILAGVHPVFHVSKLRKYHEDRSQVLDFSTMQLDENLTYEEENR from the exons atggtcgagaaggggtgtctggtATATTTTGCATAtatccgtgattctagtgcggaggttccttatATCGATTCGGCATCAGTTGTGCGCgagttcccagatgtgtttcctacaaATTTATCGGGGATACCATCtgacaaagatattgacttctgcATTGACTTTATCTCGGACACTCAGCTCATTTCTACctcaccatatcgtatggccccaattgagttgaaagaattgaaggaacatttagaggatttgcttgataagggattcattagacctaatgtctctccttggggtgcaccgatgttgtttgtaaagaagaaagacagCTCTATGACGATGTGTATAGATTACAG atggtctgacAAGTGTcagatgagctttcagaagctcaagactgcattgactacattCCCAATGTTAGAGTTGCATATGGGTTTGGCATCTTATagtgtgtattgtgatgcattgtGTATTGGGCTTTGCACG GCAAAGGCCAGTGTAGTggctgatgcattgagtaggaaggttgAGAGCATGGGCAGTTTGACATATTTACCAATagtggagaggccactagccatagaT cgtatcaaggctcgccagtttgatgatcctcacttattgGTGTTGAAAGACACAATGTATCGAGGTGGTTCCAAGGAAGCtgtgattggagatgatggtaTTATGTGGCTTCAgggccggatttgtgttccaaatgttgatgggttgagggGGCGATATTTGAGGAGTCTCACG GGCGTGATgcagtttgggaagaagggcaagttgagcctaatCTTTATTTGCTCGTTTGAGATCTTGGAGAAAGTTATGGATGTTGCTTATTGGCTTGAATTGCCTCCTATCCTAGCAGGGGTACATCCGGTATTTCACGTCTCCAAGCTTCGGAAGTACCATGAGGATAGATCACaagttttggacttcagcacgatgCAACTTGATGAAAATCTGACATATGAGGAAGAgaaccggtag